A region from the Cellvibrio sp. PSBB006 genome encodes:
- a CDS encoding RNA polymerase sigma factor, whose amino-acid sequence MKASHFLATLFAKHQLDLQRLIASKFGKMHHEAEDIVQDAFHNILRADNVEQLENPKAYLYQTASNLALNRIRKHQRHHQYLNDLGATEAEELDELSPERSVLARHDLQRLEQALVKLPEKYRQTFLLSRMHDKSYREISEQLNIAESTVEKHIIKALKYLRDQLDEEVKS is encoded by the coding sequence ATGAAAGCATCGCACTTTTTAGCCACACTCTTTGCAAAGCATCAGCTGGATTTGCAGCGCTTGATTGCCAGCAAATTTGGCAAGATGCATCATGAGGCCGAAGACATCGTGCAGGATGCTTTTCACAATATCCTGCGTGCGGACAATGTCGAGCAACTGGAAAACCCCAAAGCCTACCTCTATCAAACTGCCAGTAACCTGGCGTTAAACCGTATCCGCAAGCATCAGCGCCATCACCAATACCTCAATGACCTTGGCGCAACCGAGGCGGAAGAATTGGATGAGCTATCGCCCGAGCGTTCTGTGCTGGCGCGTCACGATTTGCAGCGGCTTGAACAGGCATTGGTAAAGCTCCCGGAAAAATATCGGCAAACATTTCTTTTAAGCCGTATGCACGACAAGTCCTACCGCGAAATCAGTGAACAGCTCAACATCGCTGAAAGCACGGTGGAGAAACATATCATCAAGGCGCTGAAGTATTTGCGGGATCAGTTGGATGAGGAGGTGAAATCATGA
- a CDS encoding FecR family protein — protein sequence MSRKNAGLTRAENEAIAWLAKLNAPDLSPADEARFFEWLNASPLHQAAYIKAEELWQRGDALRRVSAAPPRTFLKVPMQQWQGWAVACACLLVVGLVLLPQFNHKDSHQGYQTAIGEQREIQLEDGSRITLNTDTKLDMTFTDNARIAQLQQGEVFFDIAPDPQRPFDVVTDSGQVRVLGTRFAVRRLDADAVVTVVEGRVALGGKPADQNEFVPRLTLNANERASLDAAQAGKGAEVLDAQAALSWRNRQLIYRDQPLADVVADLGRYFPEPIRLDDPALGERRITAVIQLSDLTSTLRAVGQSLNLRVEPAQAGSGVVLLQDTSADP from the coding sequence ATGAGTCGAAAAAATGCCGGATTGACTCGCGCAGAAAACGAAGCCATTGCCTGGTTAGCCAAATTAAATGCGCCTGATCTTTCACCCGCCGATGAAGCCCGCTTTTTTGAATGGTTAAACGCGTCGCCATTGCATCAGGCGGCTTATATTAAAGCCGAAGAACTCTGGCAGCGGGGCGATGCATTACGGCGCGTTTCTGCTGCGCCACCCCGCACTTTCCTGAAAGTACCCATGCAACAGTGGCAAGGCTGGGCCGTTGCCTGTGCGTGTTTGTTGGTAGTGGGCTTGGTGTTATTGCCCCAGTTCAACCACAAGGATTCACACCAGGGTTACCAAACCGCTATTGGCGAGCAGCGCGAGATCCAGTTGGAAGATGGCAGCAGGATTACACTGAATACTGACACCAAACTGGATATGACGTTTACAGATAACGCACGCATCGCACAGCTCCAGCAAGGTGAAGTCTTTTTTGATATTGCACCCGATCCACAGCGGCCGTTTGATGTTGTGACTGACTCGGGGCAGGTGCGGGTATTGGGTACGCGCTTTGCTGTACGTCGGCTGGATGCCGATGCCGTGGTTACTGTGGTTGAAGGTCGCGTTGCGCTGGGTGGCAAACCGGCTGACCAAAATGAATTTGTTCCAAGGTTGACGCTAAACGCGAATGAGCGCGCAAGTTTGGACGCGGCGCAAGCCGGCAAAGGTGCTGAGGTGCTGGATGCCCAAGCTGCGTTATCCTGGCGCAACCGACAATTGATTTATCGCGATCAACCCTTGGCCGATGTTGTTGCCGACCTGGGCCGTTATTTTCCTGAGCCTATTCGTCTGGATGATCCGGCTCTGGGCGAGCGGCGCATTACCGCCGTCATTCAGCTCTCCGACCTCACCAGCACTCTCCGGGCAGTGGGTCAATCGCTCAACCTGCGCGTTGAACCTGCTCAAGCGGGTTCCGGTGTGGTTCTCCTGCAGGACACTTCCGCAGACCCATAA
- a CDS encoding putative glycoside hydrolase: protein MKHYKYLCLIGMALAITACGGGNGGKVNNPSSSVSNSSSSLSNSSESVSSSSLSISSSLSSSSSSESSTASEPYASCAEAEGGVFINDVCSPWRDVSAYEQRQDPFEWEEVTDGEGNAVTYAIIDTDDPEHNQVLNIQFAEQTTYAGNVRMLSPENSGYDMSEFAGGTFIFDLKVVNAGDQSPDVEFYLDCVYPCATSPKLIKSYVINEWQTIEVLVQDLVERGLDLTKVTTGFMIAPTWGKSSGAHYQVDNIRWEKGDMEITESICFANHFDLQWISGVQGPGITIQDVDFLVPDSQRFGATIGVHPVELKPDWSLMQGVWAFSMSEGMDYTTGDLIEPSTLSECSSAGTLSLEIFVPKSYVDDGSLSFTFHVLDESLQRYELSDTVFSMADMTPDDWNKVSIPLSAETQHDNLKYVGLTFDSTLIDWSIEDALKIDNIIIKQPLPQ from the coding sequence ATGAAACATTATAAATATCTTTGTTTGATCGGCATGGCTTTGGCAATAACCGCCTGCGGCGGTGGTAATGGGGGCAAGGTTAATAATCCGAGTTCTTCTGTTAGTAATTCTTCGTCATCGTTGAGCAACTCTTCTGAGTCAGTTTCATCTTCATCCTTAAGTATCTCATCCTCCTTATCTAGTTCATCTTCAAGCGAGTCATCGACTGCCAGTGAACCCTATGCGAGTTGTGCGGAAGCTGAAGGTGGTGTGTTTATTAATGATGTCTGCTCGCCTTGGCGAGATGTGTCTGCTTATGAGCAAAGGCAAGATCCGTTTGAGTGGGAAGAGGTCACGGATGGCGAAGGCAACGCTGTTACCTACGCCATCATTGATACCGATGATCCGGAGCATAATCAGGTGCTGAATATTCAATTCGCAGAACAAACCACTTATGCAGGCAACGTTCGTATGCTTTCACCGGAAAATAGCGGTTACGACATGAGCGAGTTTGCCGGTGGAACATTTATTTTTGACCTGAAGGTAGTCAATGCAGGAGATCAGAGTCCTGATGTTGAGTTCTATCTTGATTGCGTCTACCCCTGTGCAACGTCACCAAAATTAATTAAATCTTATGTCATCAATGAATGGCAGACTATCGAGGTTCTAGTGCAGGATCTGGTTGAGCGTGGCCTGGATCTAACTAAAGTCACCACCGGCTTCATGATCGCTCCTACCTGGGGAAAGTCATCGGGTGCGCATTATCAGGTTGATAATATCCGTTGGGAAAAAGGTGATATGGAAATTACCGAATCGATTTGTTTTGCCAATCATTTTGACTTGCAATGGATCAGTGGTGTTCAAGGGCCGGGAATCACCATCCAAGACGTGGATTTTCTCGTTCCTGATTCCCAGCGATTTGGGGCTACCATCGGTGTTCATCCAGTGGAACTCAAGCCTGATTGGAGCTTGATGCAAGGCGTGTGGGCCTTTTCAATGTCAGAAGGCATGGATTACACAACCGGTGATCTTATCGAGCCGTCAACCTTGTCTGAATGCTCTTCCGCCGGCACTCTGTCTTTAGAGATTTTTGTTCCCAAAAGTTATGTTGATGACGGAAGCCTGTCGTTTACATTCCATGTGCTGGATGAAAGTCTTCAACGCTATGAACTCTCAGACACCGTTTTCTCCATGGCGGATATGACGCCCGATGATTGGAATAAAGTGTCCATACCTTTATCCGCTGAAACTCAGCACGATAATCTGAAATATGTAGGACTAACGTTTGATTCCACGCTTATTGATTGGTCAATTGAAGACGCTTTGAAGATCGACAATATCATCATCAAGCAACCGCTACCCCAATAG
- a CDS encoding BACON domain-containing protein produces MMSGRLLSVMLIVLLTACGGGGGGGNSGGGGGQSGKYSISLSKSSVELSAAYEQWEYATQDIDVTYKGDGVIVGTLPGAILPPWLSISDGVPTGSGKARFSLSANAYGLALGTHRTTLRFLTGSEDGENIVYKDLSVALTVQDKISVDREEIYLNQLIPAENFADTSIEVSSIGQQLGWSIESNVDWLSFSPASGTGSSIVNVAVDSNALPAGTYTAEITVVADNQTEASVSVTLNIEARHVYAQRQAVALAATANTSRLTGSITMVDPARFSAPDWQVEPSDDWLSIDSIDGNIISISADPSELEDGIHFAEVNISSTIEGIVSTEKINVGLFKSSDASAEGKLLQINDRNDYYGAGVVTAVDPLRPYLYILDETGTIRRVNVHTGAVDSPFPVVEGYSFSGMTVSSNGETLYAHTTEGQIYMLDLFENTWTYFSYPANFGNPSRITEIHPNGKPLLVIQDGYSIVDPETAQVLAEKNDFQPLFYYGALEASGDQLTLFGADLGLSGSALHRWSLSYSHNKNELVVWRTHSSEYGISYGNDFAVNAAGDLIYATGSSYDLFEFDTLFGITRLSDGPGTTDRSNVEIADNNILYGGTNAYDLEGELLQSYSIDSMSLLMSGRGLKISGDGTRVLMIATGYQYGDETSLWSFPAVE; encoded by the coding sequence ATGATGTCAGGACGTTTACTCAGTGTGATGTTGATTGTCTTACTTACCGCCTGCGGTGGCGGAGGTGGAGGTGGAAATTCTGGCGGTGGTGGTGGCCAATCCGGGAAGTATTCCATATCCCTTAGCAAATCCTCCGTGGAACTTTCGGCCGCCTATGAGCAATGGGAATATGCCACCCAGGATATTGATGTCACTTATAAAGGAGATGGCGTGATTGTCGGTACTTTACCGGGGGCGATTCTGCCACCCTGGTTAAGCATTTCCGATGGGGTTCCTACCGGGTCAGGAAAAGCAAGGTTTTCATTGAGCGCCAATGCTTACGGATTGGCGCTTGGCACTCACAGGACTACGCTCCGCTTTCTCACAGGCTCTGAAGATGGTGAGAATATTGTTTACAAAGATCTCTCTGTTGCACTGACCGTTCAGGATAAAATTTCGGTTGATCGTGAAGAAATTTATCTTAATCAATTAATCCCGGCGGAAAATTTTGCAGACACGTCGATTGAGGTCAGCAGTATAGGTCAACAACTGGGATGGAGTATTGAATCCAATGTTGACTGGTTGAGTTTTTCTCCTGCATCAGGAACGGGTAGCAGCATAGTCAATGTTGCCGTGGATTCGAACGCTTTACCTGCTGGAACCTATACCGCAGAAATCACGGTTGTTGCAGATAACCAAACAGAAGCCAGTGTTTCTGTAACCTTGAATATTGAAGCTCGGCATGTTTATGCACAGCGTCAAGCTGTTGCCCTTGCTGCCACCGCGAATACAAGCCGCCTGACCGGTAGCATAACGATGGTTGATCCTGCCAGGTTTTCTGCTCCCGATTGGCAGGTAGAGCCTTCCGACGATTGGTTATCTATCGATAGCATTGACGGGAATATTATTAGTATTTCTGCGGACCCGAGTGAACTTGAGGATGGAATTCATTTTGCCGAGGTCAATATTTCTTCAACAATTGAAGGAATCGTATCGACTGAAAAAATCAATGTGGGTTTATTCAAAAGCAGCGACGCATCGGCTGAAGGTAAACTTTTACAGATTAATGACAGGAATGATTATTACGGCGCTGGGGTTGTGACTGCTGTTGATCCGCTGCGCCCGTACCTTTATATCCTTGACGAAACAGGCACCATCCGTCGTGTCAATGTGCATACAGGCGCGGTTGATTCTCCTTTTCCTGTTGTGGAAGGCTATTCCTTTTCCGGCATGACAGTGAGCTCCAACGGCGAAACCCTTTATGCGCACACGACTGAAGGGCAAATATACATGCTTGACCTGTTTGAAAACACCTGGACTTATTTCTCTTATCCGGCGAACTTTGGTAATCCTTCGCGCATTACTGAGATCCACCCTAATGGCAAGCCGCTGCTTGTTATCCAGGATGGGTATTCAATTGTTGATCCAGAAACGGCTCAGGTATTGGCAGAAAAAAATGATTTTCAACCGCTGTTTTATTACGGTGCTTTAGAGGCTAGCGGTGATCAGCTTACCCTCTTTGGCGCAGATTTGGGCTTGTCCGGCTCAGCATTACATCGATGGTCGCTCAGTTACAGCCACAATAAAAATGAACTGGTAGTCTGGCGTACACACAGTTCGGAATATGGCATATCTTACGGAAATGATTTCGCCGTGAATGCAGCGGGGGATCTCATTTATGCCACCGGATCGTCGTATGATCTCTTTGAGTTTGATACTTTGTTTGGTATCACGCGATTATCTGATGGGCCAGGTACTACTGATCGCAGTAACGTCGAGATTGCTGATAACAATATTCTTTACGGTGGAACCAACGCTTATGATCTGGAGGGAGAGTTATTGCAAAGTTACTCCATAGACTCCATGTCGTTGCTCATGAGTGGTAGAGGTTTAAAGATCTCTGGCGATGGAACACGAGTATTGATGATTGCGACTGGTTATCAATATGGCGACGAAACCAGCTTGTGGTCATTTCCAGCAGTTGAGTAA
- a CDS encoding homocysteine S-methyltransferase family protein, translated as MARYRHNLPQFNNTLLVCDGGMETTFIFHEGIELPAFASFTLLNNESGITSLKNYYARYADIARQHNTGLIIETATWRANADWGAHLGYNNTELEEINRQAIHLLKTLRDEWQADIQPIVIGGVIGPRGDGYVADKRMTISEAANYHNAQMRTFAKSDADIVTAYTLNYVEEAIGITLAAKIHGMPVAISFTVETDGALPSGQPLREAIDTVDRETGGYPVYYQINCAHPTHFENILNDEGPWLDRIRGLRANASRKSHAELDACTELDDGNPQELGQSYKAMTRQLRKLSIIGGCCGTDHRHVKAMCEAVVG; from the coding sequence ATGGCACGTTACCGACACAACTTACCGCAGTTCAATAACACCTTATTGGTATGCGACGGCGGAATGGAAACCACATTTATTTTTCACGAAGGTATCGAATTGCCCGCCTTTGCCTCGTTTACATTATTGAATAACGAGAGCGGAATAACCTCGCTGAAAAATTACTACGCACGCTATGCCGACATTGCGCGTCAACATAATACCGGCTTGATTATTGAAACCGCTACCTGGCGAGCTAACGCGGATTGGGGCGCGCACCTGGGTTACAACAACACTGAGCTTGAAGAAATTAACCGTCAGGCAATTCACCTGCTGAAAACATTGCGCGATGAATGGCAAGCCGATATTCAACCGATTGTCATTGGTGGTGTAATCGGCCCACGCGGCGATGGTTATGTCGCGGACAAGCGCATGACGATCAGCGAAGCGGCTAATTATCACAACGCACAAATGCGTACCTTTGCCAAAAGCGATGCGGATATTGTTACGGCCTATACCTTGAACTACGTTGAAGAAGCCATCGGCATTACACTGGCCGCCAAGATTCACGGTATGCCTGTTGCAATTTCGTTTACGGTTGAAACCGATGGCGCCTTGCCATCAGGGCAGCCGTTGCGCGAAGCCATCGACACTGTAGATCGAGAGACAGGCGGCTATCCTGTTTATTATCAAATCAATTGCGCTCATCCCACGCACTTCGAAAATATTCTCAACGACGAAGGCCCCTGGCTTGATCGCATCCGCGGCCTGCGCGCCAATGCCTCGCGCAAAAGTCACGCGGAGCTCGACGCATGCACAGAGCTGGATGATGGCAACCCGCAGGAATTGGGACAGAGTTATAAAGCCATGACCAGACAGCTGCGCAAGCTATCGATTATTGGCGGCTGCTGCGGAACAGATCATCGGCATGTGAAGGCGATGTGTGAGGCGGTGGTGGGGTAA
- a CDS encoding sterol desaturase family protein: MPTPLDLLRDPISITVFILYALLIVVEALFPARRLPHSPWWRVRGLSAFMVFFFISSYLPLVWGETIVQWQVFDLTWLGTWAGALVGLLVYEAGVYAWHRAMHQHNFLWKYFHQMHHSAERLDTYGALWFSPLDMLGWTVLNSLCLTVIIGITPEATVMVLYITMFLSVFQHSNLRTPRWLGYIVQRPESHSYHHGRGIHSHNYSDLPMFDLLFNTFVNPKEFIAENGFYDGASLRLGDLLLGRDVTKPKEPTANQLITE; encoded by the coding sequence ATGCCTACTCCCCTCGACCTTTTACGTGATCCGATATCGATCACGGTTTTCATACTTTACGCCCTTTTAATCGTGGTGGAAGCGCTTTTTCCAGCACGCCGATTACCACACAGTCCCTGGTGGCGTGTGCGCGGTTTGAGCGCGTTTATGGTGTTCTTTTTTATCTCTTCTTATTTGCCCCTGGTGTGGGGCGAAACCATTGTCCAATGGCAAGTGTTCGACTTGACCTGGCTGGGCACATGGGCGGGCGCATTGGTGGGACTGCTGGTTTATGAAGCGGGCGTTTACGCCTGGCACCGGGCCATGCACCAGCATAATTTTTTATGGAAATATTTTCATCAGATGCACCACAGCGCCGAGCGACTCGATACTTACGGTGCGCTCTGGTTCAGCCCGTTGGACATGTTGGGCTGGACTGTTCTGAACAGTTTGTGCCTGACCGTGATTATCGGTATTACACCGGAAGCGACTGTTATGGTGCTTTATATCACGATGTTTCTCTCGGTTTTCCAACACAGCAACCTGCGCACACCGCGTTGGCTTGGTTACATTGTGCAACGCCCGGAAAGCCATTCGTATCACCACGGGCGCGGCATTCACTCGCACAATTATTCCGACCTGCCGATGTTTGATTTGCTGTTCAACACCTTTGTGAACCCGAAGGAATTTATTGCCGAAAACGGCTTTTATGACGGCGCATCACTGAGGCTCGGCGACCTGTTACTTGGGCGGGATGTCACCAAGCCCAAAGAACCCACGGCCAACCAATTAATCACTGAATAA
- a CDS encoding GlxA family transcriptional regulator codes for MNEPVRQIRIAILAFPDATVSTIYGMYDLFMSVGRDWGFLTSGAPGESLIQPVIVGARDGSFITANGIALDPQCHADDFPQPDVVCVPDAFVPPGAELAGRFEPELHYLRTLYNQGSIIATACSGALLLAEAGLLDGYEATTHWGYCDYVRERYPAIHLYPERALVASGREQRLIMAGGGTSWLDLALLLTARLCGVEEAMRVARIHLIDWHSVGQQPFANLARSCQAGDAVIADCQVWIAQNYQQPGPVARMAQRSGLAERSFKRRFQQATGMAPLEYVHTLRLEEAKQMLEASDLPVEAVANEVGYEDAGFFSRLFRRQVGITPSAYRKRFGGMRQALAEGRGVR; via the coding sequence ATGAACGAACCCGTCAGACAGATTCGCATTGCTATCCTCGCCTTTCCTGATGCGACGGTATCAACGATTTACGGCATGTATGATTTGTTTATGAGTGTGGGCCGCGATTGGGGTTTTCTGACATCGGGAGCGCCGGGGGAATCGTTGATCCAGCCAGTCATCGTCGGCGCGCGCGATGGGAGTTTTATCACCGCTAACGGCATTGCGCTCGATCCGCAATGCCATGCCGACGATTTCCCGCAACCGGATGTTGTGTGCGTGCCCGATGCCTTTGTGCCGCCCGGCGCGGAGTTGGCCGGCCGGTTTGAACCGGAACTGCATTATCTGCGCACCCTGTATAACCAGGGCAGCATTATTGCGACGGCCTGTTCGGGCGCTTTATTGTTGGCAGAGGCGGGACTGTTGGACGGTTACGAAGCCACAACCCATTGGGGTTATTGCGATTATGTACGCGAACGCTATCCCGCCATTCATTTATATCCGGAGCGCGCGTTGGTGGCGTCCGGGCGGGAACAACGTTTGATCATGGCGGGTGGTGGTACCAGTTGGCTTGATCTTGCGTTATTGCTGACAGCGCGATTATGTGGGGTTGAAGAAGCCATGCGGGTAGCGCGTATTCATTTGATTGACTGGCACAGCGTGGGGCAACAACCCTTCGCCAATCTTGCGCGTTCATGCCAGGCGGGTGACGCCGTCATTGCCGATTGCCAGGTGTGGATCGCGCAAAATTATCAACAGCCGGGGCCTGTCGCTCGCATGGCACAACGCAGCGGTTTGGCGGAGCGTTCTTTTAAGCGACGTTTCCAGCAGGCTACCGGCATGGCACCTTTGGAGTATGTTCACACCTTGCGTTTGGAAGAGGCAAAGCAAATGTTGGAAGCCAGCGATTTGCCTGTTGAAGCGGTGGCCAATGAAGTGGGTTATGAAGATGCGGGTTTTTTCAGCCGTTTATTTCGTCGGCAAGTCGGCATCACACCCTCGGCCTACCGCAAACGTTTTGGTGGTATGCGACAAGCGCTGGCAGAAGGTCGAGGTGTGAGATAA
- a CDS encoding GAF domain-containing protein: MLEQKSLLLLIKSYKDRHIDDRAFYQSLTEILTDEIGCSRASLWLFSDLLLNEIEAVDLYDRDKNTHTAGVRLYEETFQPYFAAMRQAGCIDAPNAREHPATQCFNERYFLPNDIYSLLDIGIVFNGQLVGVFCCEQVGEVMVWDAEQKAYLEQAGKLIAFALKPLLVHKFSELF, encoded by the coding sequence ATGCTCGAACAAAAATCGCTGTTATTACTGATTAAAAGCTATAAAGATCGTCACATTGATGATCGTGCCTTCTATCAATCGCTTACTGAAATATTGACTGACGAAATCGGTTGTAGTCGTGCCAGTTTATGGTTGTTTTCCGATTTGTTATTGAATGAGATTGAAGCGGTTGATCTCTATGATCGTGATAAAAACACCCACACGGCGGGTGTCCGGTTATACGAAGAAACTTTCCAGCCGTACTTTGCCGCTATGCGGCAAGCGGGTTGTATAGATGCACCCAACGCGCGGGAGCATCCTGCTACGCAGTGTTTCAATGAGCGTTACTTTCTGCCTAACGACATTTATTCATTGCTCGATATCGGCATCGTCTTTAACGGCCAATTGGTGGGTGTGTTTTGCTGTGAGCAAGTGGGTGAGGTTATGGTCTGGGATGCAGAGCAAAAAGCCTACCTTGAACAGGCCGGTAAGCTCATTGCCTTTGCATTAAAACCGCTATTGGTGCATAAATTTTCAGAGTTATTTTAA
- the urtE gene encoding urea ABC transporter ATP-binding subunit UrtE, with product MLHIQHINQYYGQSHILWDLSLNLKQGTCGCLIGRNGVGKTTLLKCITGLLPVRDGQLQFNDQDISKLSTEARARAGIGYVPQGREIFPLLTVEENLKISLGARKDKARFIPTHIYELFPVLKEMKYRRGGDLSGGQQQQLAIGRALVLDPKLLILDEPTEGIQPNIVRDIGDVIRRLNRELNLTVLLVEQKLPFARRVADDFFIMEKGSVVATGPIADLNEGLVQQYLSV from the coding sequence GTGCTGCACATCCAACACATTAATCAATACTACGGCCAAAGCCACATCCTGTGGGATTTGTCGCTCAACCTGAAGCAAGGCACCTGCGGCTGCCTGATCGGACGCAACGGCGTAGGTAAAACCACTCTATTGAAATGCATCACCGGTTTATTACCCGTGCGCGATGGCCAACTGCAATTCAACGACCAGGACATCAGCAAACTCTCCACCGAAGCGCGCGCCCGTGCCGGTATCGGCTATGTGCCTCAAGGGCGGGAAATTTTTCCGCTCTTAACCGTGGAAGAAAACCTGAAGATTTCCCTCGGCGCCCGCAAAGATAAAGCGCGCTTTATTCCCACACACATTTACGAATTATTTCCCGTACTCAAGGAAATGAAATACCGGCGCGGCGGCGATCTGTCCGGCGGCCAGCAACAGCAGTTGGCGATTGGGCGCGCATTGGTTCTTGATCCAAAATTATTGATCCTCGACGAACCCACCGAAGGCATTCAACCGAATATCGTGCGCGATATCGGTGATGTTATCCGCCGCCTGAATCGTGAGTTGAATTTGACAGTGCTATTGGTTGAACAGAAATTGCCCTTCGCGCGCCGCGTCGCCGATGATTTTTTTATTATGGAAAAAGGCAGCGTGGTGGCAACCGGACCAATCGCCGACTTAAATGAAGGATTGGTGCAGCAGTATTTAAGTGTGTAG
- the urtD gene encoding urea ABC transporter ATP-binding protein UrtD — protein MNIFNQARRTLGQSDPNFGAPLDTTHGPILYVEGITVSFDGFRALNNLNLYVDEGELRCIIGPNGAGKTTMMDVITGKTKPDSGSVYFGQQINLLELSEHQIARGGIGRKFQKPTIFEALTVYENLELATAADKRVWWTLTQSLNSNQRYRIDEVLVQIGLADLRHHNAGALSHGQKQWLEIGMLLMQNPRVLLVDEPVAGMTGEETEKTAELLVSLAGDHSVIVVEHDMKFVRSIARKVTVLHQGSVLTEGTMDQVQNDPKVIEVYLGE, from the coding sequence ATGAATATTTTTAACCAGGCGCGCCGCACCCTCGGACAAAGCGACCCCAACTTCGGCGCACCGCTGGATACTACCCACGGTCCGATTTTATATGTGGAAGGTATTACCGTCAGCTTCGATGGCTTTCGCGCGCTGAACAATCTCAATCTGTATGTTGATGAAGGCGAGCTGCGTTGCATCATCGGCCCGAACGGCGCCGGCAAAACCACGATGATGGATGTGATTACCGGTAAAACCAAGCCGGACAGCGGCAGCGTTTATTTTGGCCAGCAAATCAATTTACTCGAACTATCCGAACACCAGATTGCGCGCGGCGGTATTGGGCGAAAATTTCAAAAACCAACCATCTTTGAAGCGCTGACGGTTTATGAAAATCTCGAACTCGCCACCGCTGCAGATAAACGTGTGTGGTGGACATTAACCCAATCGCTTAACAGCAATCAGCGCTATCGCATTGATGAAGTGTTGGTACAAATTGGTCTGGCGGATCTTCGCCATCACAATGCCGGTGCCTTATCCCACGGTCAAAAACAGTGGCTCGAAATCGGTATGTTGTTGATGCAAAACCCGCGCGTGTTATTGGTAGATGAACCTGTGGCCGGTATGACCGGGGAGGAAACGGAAAAAACCGCCGAATTGCTAGTGTCGCTCGCCGGTGACCATTCGGTGATTGTGGTGGAACACGATATGAAATTTGTGCGTTCCATTGCGCGCAAGGTAACCGTGTTGCACCAGGGTTCGGTGTTGACTGAGGGCACCATGGACCAGGTGCAAAATGACCCCAAAGTGATTGAAGTGTATTTAGGGGAGTAA